The Stieleria maiorica genome includes the window ACCAACGCCGCAAGTAGGCGACACCGACGCTAGTTCCCCAAGTCGAACACCGCGACACGCGATTCATCTTTCAGAATCAACTTGGTTCCGTGGATTGCCGGACTGCAGTAACACGGCTCGCGCATCAACGGCTGTTCGGTAAACGACAGCACCTGGGGCGCTTCGGGATTGAACGCCAGTGACGCAAGGTGGCCGCGTTCACCGAGCAACAGGATTGCATTCTGAGTCGCCAAGCCCATGCCACGCCGAAGCACGCTGTGGTAGTTCCAGGCGACCGCGCCGTTTCCTAAATCAATGCAACGAAACTCCGCGCCGCCTTGTCCGCCTGAGGTGAAGGCGTAGAGATGTCCGTCGCCGAGAATCAGGGTGTTGTATTGACTGTCGATCGTTCGCCGCTGACGCCAGAGTTCCACGTAGCTTCGATCGGGAAGGATCTTTAAACAGACCGCCCCCAAACCGGCACTGACGACCAGGACCCTGTCACCGAAAACCAGTGGCGAAGTTGCGTTGCGCGACAGGTCGCCCTTGCGGCGGAACGGGTAGAACCAATCCGACACGCCTCGATCCGGATCCAGCGACACCAGGCCTTCGTCGGTCAGCACAAACGCATAGCGCAGGCCCTGGATGGTGGCGACAAACGGAGTCCCATAACTCGCCCCCTGGTCCGTCGCCTGCCACAGCGTCTTACCGGTTGCCGGATCCAGCGACACCACGCCGGCGTCGCGGTGAAATGCACCCAGATTAAAGATCAGCTGACCGCCGGGGTGTCGTGAATCCCGGTCGAACAGCGGGCTGGCGCCGACCGGAAAGATGTCGGCTTGAACGTCATAGTCGGCGTGCAGGTCACGCTTCCAGAGCACATCGCCGGTGTCCAGATCAAGGCACGAAAACTGGCCTTGGCCACCGACGTTGAACACTCGCCGCTGATCGGGATCGATGATCGGTGTGCTGTAGGGACCGTCGCTGTACTCAAAATCACAGATTGCCGAGGTCGGATAGGAGTACTGCCATCGCATTCGACCGTCGGCGATTTCGTGGCACTGAACAATCTCGCGATCGCCGACGCGGGAGTTGAAAACCACGCCACCTGCGGCTGCGACCGGTGAACCGTAGCCCGTGCCCACCGGGACCTCCCAGACCGGTTCGGGGCCATCGGTCGGCCAGACCGGATTGAGCCGGGCATCGGTGACGCTGGTGCGATTCGGGCCGAACAAGGCCGGCCACTGGGGAATGTCCGTTGGAGGCGGAGCCGTGCGGGCGAATTGTTGGGAGACGGCTTCCACCACGCGTGCGTCCGGGACGTCCACCCCGCTCGGTTCGATCAAGGGGCGATCATGGAGGGCCGGTGGCGGCGCGCAGCCGACCGTGGCCAGTCCAACGACCAGCGCGGCAAATCCGGTCGGGATCCAAACTGACGCTCTCCACATGGGGCGGCAGCATAGCGAGATGCGATGATCGGCTCGAATGCTGTTCGCCGATCTTGACGGAAACTTCATCCTCCGCACGTCCCGTCTCGACGGGCGTCGGGATTGATTACAATTTCAGCATCTTCTGCCGCCCAGCCTTCGACGTTGCAGCTGGTCGGCATTCCGCCCCTCTCCACATTCCTCCATCCACACCAGAGCTGATATGCCCCGCATCGCCACCGCGCTTGCCGCCCTTGCCCTCCTGGCCTCCGCCGGTTTCTGCCAGGACGATTCGGCGACTCCCACCGAATCCGTCTCCTTGTTCAACGGCAAAGACCTTTCCGGGTGGATCGGCCGCGCCGATTTGTGGTCGGTCGAAGACGGCCAGATCGTCGGCCGGACCGTCGCGGAAAAGCCGCTGCAACAAAACACGTTCTTGATCTACACCGGCAGCGAGCCGAGTGATTTCGAGCTGACGTTCCAGTTCAAGATCGAAAACACGAATTCGGGTGTGCAGTACCGCAGCAAGATCCTGGACAAGGAGAACTTCGTCGTCGGCGGTTACCAGGCCGACATCGATTTCTCCAACCGCTATGCCGGAATCCTGTACGAGGAAAAAGGACGCGGCATTCTGGCCGAACGCGGTCAGTCGGTCACGATCGACGAGCAGGGCAAGAAGACCCGCAAGACGTTTGCCGACGGCAGTAAGCTGGGCAACGGCATTCACCCGGGCCAGTGGAACGAGTACCGCATCGTCGCCAAGGGCAACCATCTGCAACACTTTATCAACGAAACGATGACGGCCGAGGTCATCGACAACCAAAGCGAAAAGTCCTCGTCCGCGGGCGTGATCGCGTTTCAATTGCACCGCGGCGACCCGATGGTGGTGCGATTCAAAAACATCGTGCTGCACCCGGCCAAGTAACGTATAACGCGTTGCTGTGTGGGTGAGGTGTCCAAGGACGGCTCCGCATCGGGGACGACGGCCCTTCCGGGGTGTCGCTCTGCACGCATTGACGCCCCGCCCGGCTTTCCGATCGACTATGCTTCCGGTAGGAGGATTCTATGAGCAAGTCGATCTGGGCCGGTGACGATCAAACCGAAACGCTGCTCGTCGCTGCGCGGTCGGGCGATACCGAGGCCGTCAATCGCTTGCTGGAAAAGCACCGGGCACCGATCCGGCGGTTGGTCGAACTGCGGCTGGATCGCAAGGTCCAGCGCCGCGTCGATGTCAGCGATGTCGTTCAAGACGTCATGATCGAAGCCAGCGGTCGGCTCGACAAGTACTTGTCCGACCCGGCCATGGCGTTCCATCTTTGGTTGCGCCAGATCGCATGGGACAGGATCATCGACACCTATCGGCGGCATCGCGTCAGCGCCAAGCGGAACATGGACCGTGAGCAACCGATGACGTCTCCGGCAGGCCCCGATCAGTCTTCGATGGAGTTGGCGGTCCAGTTGTGCGATCCCGGGCTGACCCCTGCGGCGGCGGCGACGCAACGTGAAATCGCCGGCAAGGTCGAACAGGCGATCGAGCGGATGAATGAGCAAGATCGTGAGATCATTCTGATGCGCCATTACGAGCACCTGTCCAATTTGGAAGTCGCCGAGGTGCTGGGGGTGAATCCGCCCGCGGCCAGCATGCGTTACTTGCGCGCCGTCCGCCGGCTTCGCGAGATGCTTCAGGAGGAAGAGGATCAGGCAGCTGCCAGCGAAGAGCGCCACCGGTGAGCGGCCTGTCGGCGGACGCGGAACAGCGGCTGGCGGACCTGTTGGCCGACATGACCGATGCGATCTGTCGCGACCAACCGATCGATTTCGACCGTGTCTGTCGTGAAAACCCGGACTTGGCGGACGAACTGCGACAGCTGTGGGCCGCCGTGTTGGTGACCGACACCGCCGGTAACGCAGCGGACCAACGCCCCGCGACACCCTCGGGCGATGACGGCCGCTGGCGACGGTTGAAACTGCCGACCACGATCGGCGATTACGAACTGATCGAAGAAGTCGGACGCGGCGGCATGGGCGTCGTCTTTCGCGCCCGCCAAATCAGCCTGGACCGCGAAGTGGCGGTCAAGATGATTTTGCGCGGACGCTTGGCCAGCGACACCGACCTGGAACGCTTCTTGGCCGAGGCGGCCGCGACAGCCCGTCTGGTGCACCCGGGAATCGTTCCGGTGTACGAAGTCGGTGACTTCGACGGCCGGCCCTTTTTCAGCATGCAATACATCAAGGGTGAAACGCTTGCCGATCGAGCCGCCCGGGGACCGCTGCCGCAACGCGCGGCGGCCAGGATCATTGCCGACGTCGCCCGCGCGGTGCAGTTCGCGCACGACCACGGATTCGTCCACCGCGATCTGAAACCCAGCAACGTGCTGTTGACCAAAGACGGCCAAACGCTGATCACCGACTTCGGGTTGGCCAAGGAGTCGGGCGCCGGCGCCGATTTGACCCGCAGCGGAATGTTGGTCGGAACGCCGGCCTACATGTCGCCCGAACAAGCCGGTGGAAGACGTGAATTGCTGGGACCGCCGACCGACATCTATTCCCTCGGAGCGATGCTGTACTTTTCGCTGACCGGCCGACCGCCGCTGGTCGCGGAGACTGCCGTCGAGATGGTGATGCTGGTGATCGAACAAGACCCCAGCCCGCCGCGGGCGATTCGCCCGGGACTCGATCGCGACCTGGAAATGATCGTGATCCGATGCCTGCAAAAACCGATCGACCTGCGTTACGCATCGGCCGGGGATCTGGCCGACGACCTGGATGCGTTTCTGGCCGATGAGATCGTCGCGGCGCGGAGCGGAAGGTTCGCCCAGGTGATCGCCCGCATCTTTCGCGAGACCCACCATGCCGCCGTGCTGGAAAACTGGGGCACGCTGTGGATGTGGCATTCGCTGGTGCTGTTGGTCGCCGGTTACCTGACCTGGCAACTGGAGTTCCTCGGCTGTGAGAATCGTTACATCTACATGGGCGTCTGGACGATCGGACTGGGTGCCTGGGCCGCGGTGTTCTGGAAACTCCGCCAGCGGATGGGACCGGTGACGTTCATCGAACGCCAAATCGCCCATGTCTGGGGCGGCAACATGATCGCCATCGGCATGTTGTTTCCGATCGAGCGACTGCTCGGTCTGGACGTCCTGGTGCTCTCCCCCTTGTTGGGCGTGATTAGTGCGACGGTGTTCGTCGTCAAAGCGGGCATGCTGTCGGGGGCGTTCTATTTCCAAGCGATCGCGCTGTTCGCCACCGCCCTGCTGATGGCCGTCGCACCGCGCTGGGGGCACCTGATCTTCGGCGTCGTCGCCGCGCTCTGTTTTTTCGTCCCCGGGTATCAGTTCTGGCAACGCAAGCGGCGGCGGGAGGCGTTTTAGGTTTCAGGGTTCGGCGACCCGTTTTTCTGTCCACTATTTTTCTGGCATCTCCCCACCCCATCTCTGCTCCCCCTCTCGCTTTGCTCCGTGAGAGGCTACAATTCGCGACCCTGAAAACCATTCATTCCGAGCGATTTTGAGAGAAGCGATGAGCGATCCATCCGTCACCGGCGTTGTCCACTTGATCGAAGAGACCAAGACCTATGGCAGCAAAGGTTTCCGCAAACGTCTGGTGGTTCTGGAGCAAGATAAGGGCAGCTTCACCAACTTCGTACCGGTCGAATTCACCCGCGATTCCTGCGACTCGGTCGATGAAATGAACGAGGGGGACGAGGTCGAGATCACCTATCGACTGAACGGCCGGCGTTGGCAGAAGGACGCCAATAGCGAAGTCAAATTCTTCGTCAACGTGGAAGCGACCTCGTTCAAGATCACCGGCAATGCGAACCCCGCCGACGCGATGAGCGAGCGGGTCAGCGACCCCAACGCGGCGTTCAACGAAGCCAGCGAAGAAGACGCGCCCTTTTAGATCGCTTCGCTGCCGGTTTCTCCGGTGCGGATGCGGATGCAGTCGTCCATCGGCAGGACAAAAATCTTGCCGTCGCCGATTTCGCCGGCGTCACCGGACCGGCCGCCGGATAAGATCGCCTCAATCGTCGGATTGACAAACTCTTCGTTGACGGCGATTTGCAATTGCACCTTGCGGAGCAGGTTGACGCTGAATTCGGTGCCGCGGTAGTTGCCCGATTGCCCCTTCTGGCGACCGAATCCCTGGCAATCCAGCACGGTCAAACGGTGCACGTCAACCTGCGTCAACGCTTCTTTGACCGCCTCGAGCTTCGTCGGTTGAATGATGGCAATGATCAGTTTCACAGTCGCTGGGCCCTTTGATGGTTTCCGCCGAACGCATCATCCAATCGTGATCGCGTCTCTCCAGTGGCGACTATAACCGACCGGCTGCGAGCGACAAACGCCCCGTCGAATGGCCGCCGCTAGAAAACACGCCGCTAAAAAGCCCGTGCTCGGAGGAGCGAGGCGGACACTCCTCCGAGCGGGGCAGCTTCCGGCCCGGGACGGGACCGAGAGTTCCAAAACCCGGCGCTTGCTTGAAGCACCGGGGTGGCTGAACATGCGGCGTTGCCAGAAGAGGTGTTCTCGGTGCCCTGCCACCAGCCGAGACAAGTCTCGACTGGCGTCAGGGCAGCGGTAGGTAGAACCACTTGTTTTGTTGATCGCCGGCTAGGACGATTCGAGACAGTTGCATCTGACGGACCAAAACGTCGCCCTGGAATGAGCGTGTCGTCGCAAGTCGCTAGCAATATGAGACTTAAAAAAAATAGAAGATCTTCAGACCCGCCCGGTACGCCGGTTCGAATCAACGGATCCAAGCTCGATGCCCAGCAGGCATGCAGACGTGTGCCAACGAATTAGGCAGACGCTCCAGAGCGGATAAAGCCCCCCCTCGTTGCCATGGTCGTGCCGTAATCAAGACTCGTTCCAAGGCCCGCGGCTAGCGCCGTCGGCTCATAGCGATAGGTGGCATTGGGCTGGCGTTAAACGACGGGTCTCGAGAGGGTTTGGAATCGAAACCGTCAAAATCCGACAGACGAAAACAATTCCGTTCCCAGGCGGAGCCTGGAAACGAGGGATGAAATCACTGGGCCTCGGGAAGGGACGCTTGCTTCGTGTTGCCGTCGACTCGACCACCTGAAAAACAAAAAAGACCGCGTCCACCCTGGGGCGGACGCGGCCTGTTGCGGGAATCGCGTTTGCGATCGTTTTAGAACAAGAAGATCGTGTCGATGCCGAACGTCGTCTGCTCTTCGCCTTCGTCCAGTCCGGCGACCAAGTCGTCGTCCCAGTCGAAGCGGATTTCGGGACGCACGACCACGTTGGCGTGCGGCTTGTAGTTGACGCCCATGGTCAGGGCGAAGATGTCGGTCTCGGTGCCGTAGGCGCTGAAGACACCTTCTTGGTTGTACCACTCGAAACGTGTTCCGGCGGCCAGGCAATCCGACAGCGTGTAGATCAGGTACTGGTTGATCCCGAAGGTGTTCCGCACGCCGGCGTCGTTCTGGTTTTCGGTGTCCAGGTAGTCGCTTTGGAAGATGTACTGCAAGCTGTCGGTCAGCGCGACATCGGCGACGATCGAGTGCATGTAGCCCTTTTCGGTGTTGCCGCCCTTGTCGGCGAAGCGACCGGCGACGGTGGCGTAGATCAGGCTGATGTCTTCGTTGAGCGCCAAGGAGACACCGCCCAGGAACGAGTCGCCGTTGTCTTCAAAACCGCTGTCCCAACCGAACGTGTAACCGCCATAGACTTCGACGTCTTCGCTGACGGCCAGCGTTGCCAGTGCACCGGTGTGGGTGAAGGGCTCGCTGTTGTACATCGTGTAGGCGTGGCTGTAGAAGAAGTTGTCCGGGGCGGTCACGACTTCCCATCCGATGATGGTGTAGAAGTGTCCGACCTTGACCGACAGGTCTCCGTAGCCGGCTTCCAGATACAACTGGGGCATGGCGTGACCGTAGTCGGGGCCGTTGTCCCAATCATTGTCCCAGTGGTTGTTGTCGATGCCGAAGGCTTGGGTGTCTTGGGAATCGGTACCGTAGATGTAGTCGATGCGACCGCCGATGTCGAAACCGCAGGACGTGTCGATCGCCTTTTCCGCCCACAGCCAGGCTTGGTGCAGTTGGTATTCATCGGGCCGGCTGTTGAACAGCGGCAGGGCGTCGGTGTGGTACCCCATTTGGACCCAACCGCCGGCGGACAGGTTGCCGCATTCGCCGAACAGGGCAAACGGTTCGCCCAGATCGCAGCCGCCCAGCTTGCTGAAGAATCCGTTGCCGAAACCACAGCCGCAACCGGAGTCACAGCCGCCATCACAACCGGCGTCGCAACCCACATCACATCCGACCAATGCGTCGGCGCCACAATCCGGTTCGCAAGCGGCGACGTCGCAGTCGCAAGGTGTTTCGCATCCGCAGCCGAGATCCTCGGTGCAGCCGACCTGGGCGACTTCGGCGGACGCGCCGGGGGCGGCCTGGTACAGGGCGTGATAGTTCCCATCGGCAGACGGTCCACCGGCCAGGGCATTGCCGCCAAAGCACAACAACGCAAGTGTGCTGAATAACAGTTTTCGTTTCATGGGTCTCCCTCGTCGTCCTTATCTCAGAACGTCTCTTTTTCCTTGGTATTGCGAAGCGTGTGATCGGTAGACACATCGAGCCGCAGCCCGGTTGTCCGCGGGGCTGTCGCTCGACGTGTCGGGCGGTATCTGAAGGACATCAGACGCCCGCCTTGCGAGAGCGCCGATCGAAAACCGCTTGACCATCTTCCAAGAGATGTATCGGGAGTCGCTTGCCAAGAAATCGACTGTTCTGGATTTTCGCATTTCGCCAGAATTGCCAGTCTTAACACGAGGTGTTAATTCGTACCGGTCAGGTCGCGTTTGCCGCGGACCGGCCACGAAAAAAGCCGGCGGCCGCTCGAGGGGGTCGAGCAGCCACCGGCCGTTGCGTTTGACCGATTCGGTCGATCGAAACGATGCTTGGTTAGAACAAGAAGATCGTGTCGATGCCGAAGGTCGTTTGGTCGTCGCCCTCGTCCAGGCCGGCAACCACGGCGTCGTCCCAATCCCAGCGGATTTCGGGGCGAACGATGACGTTGGAGTGCGGCTTGTAGTTCAGGCCCAAGGTCAAGGCGTAGATGTCGTCGTCTTGGCCGACGGGGCTGTAAACGCCTTCTTGGTTGTACCATTCGAATCGTCCACCTGCGGCCCAGCAATCGCTGAGGGTGTAGATCAGGTACTGGTTGATGCCGAAGGTTTCGCGGACAGTCGTTCCGGCAGCGTTTTCCGTGTCCAGGTAATCGCTTTGGAAGATGTACTGCAGGCTATCGGTCAGGGTCACGTCGGCGACGATCGAGTGCATGTAGCCACGCTCGGGAGTTCCCAGCGGCAGATCGCCGAAACGTCCGATGGTGGTGGCGTACGTCAGGCTGACGTCGTCGCTCAGTGCGACCGACAATCCGCCCAGGAAGTTGTCGCCGTTGTCGTCAAACCCGCTGTCCCAACCGAAGGTGTATCCACCGTAGGCCGTGACGTTGTCGTTGACGTTGTAGGTCGCCAGGACACCGGTGTGGGTGAACGGCTCGCTGTTGTACATCGTGTAAGCGTGGCTGTAGAAGAAGTTGTCCGGGGCGGTCACGACTTCCCATCCGATGATGGTGAAGAAGTGTCCCATTTTGACGGACAGGTCGCCATAGCCGGCTTCCATGTACAACTGCGGGATCGCGTGCCCGTAGTCGTTCCCGTGGTCCCAGTCGTTGTCCCAACCGCGGGGGTCGGTGCCGAACGCTTGGGTGTCTGGCCCATCGGTACCGTAGACATAGTCGATACGGCCGCCGATGTCGAATCCGCACGAGGTGTCAATCGCCTTTTCGGCGTACAGCCACGCTTGGTGCAGTTGGTACTCGTCGGGACGGCTGTTGAACAACGGCAGGGCGTTGTTGTGGTAGCCCATTTGGACCCAACCGCCTGCGCTCCAACCGCAATGCTCGCCGAACAGCGACCATTGCTCGCCCAAGCAGCAGTCGCCCAGAAGACTGCCGAGGCCGCCTCCCAAACCGCATCCACTGTCGCAGCATCCGCTATCGCAGCCGGCGTCGCCGCAGCCGCTGTCACAGGCGTCGCCGCAGGGATCGCAGCCCGCCACCACCTCGCATCCACAGACCGGCTCGCCGCAATCGCAAGCGGCCGCGCAATGCGAAACCAAGTCAATTGTGTCATTTCCGCTCGCGGTCATGCTGCTCGTGTAGGACGCGCAGGCAATCGCAGCCAGCATGGCAATCTTGCTAAGCTTCATCGCTTTAAATTCTCCCGAATTCCATTCTCTGGGTTCTAAAAAAGGGCAGGGCAACAACGAATTACGCCCGCGACCAAAGCACGCGGGCCGCTGAGACCCTTATTGGTCGGGTCAAGGCATGTCCGACGGCTTGTCGTCCCCGGTTTGACCGAGTCGTTGGAGGCGACTGTGGTCAAAAAAGGGACTCCAGTGTCGGACGCTGCGATCTGACCGTCTGACGCGTCGCCTCTGTCGTCACCTGCGTTATCGGGATGGAATGTTCACGATTTGGGGTCGAAATCGGATGTTTTCATCGGCTCCCCCCAACAGCGGTCCAGCTGGTCCAACTGTGCCGCCCAGTGCTATCAGCGAAACTTTGCCGGCTGCGGCAAGACGCCCTGATCGACCGATCATCCGGCGGTAAACTGGCGGAAAACCGATTCCGATCCGTCGGGCGGTACCGCAAACGCGACCTTTCCGGCAAACTTTGCCCTTCCCCCACCACTCGATAGTCCACCGAGAACAAGACTGATGGTCTTCTGGCGCTCCAAGAAAAAATCCGACGACTCCCCCGCCGCTGAGTCCGCAGCCGCTGACTCCCCTTCCGCCCAGCCGTCGGGGCCGACGCCGCAAGATTCCGCCGCCCCACGCGATCCGCAACCCGTCGCCTCGTCAGAGGCGACGTCGCCCACGGAGTCCTCGGCCGGCTTGTTCGGTCGCTTGCGAAGCGGGTTGGAAAAGACACGCCGGGCACTCAACACCGACATCCGCGACCTGTTCAAAGACGAAGGGCGCTTGGTCGACGATGAGTTTCTGGGCGAACTGTTTGCCAAACTGATCCGCACCGACATGGGCGCCGGACCGGCCGAAGAGCTGCGGGACGACGTCGCCAAACGCTTCCGCGGCCGCAAAGTCGGCTTGGACGAGGTGCTGGAATCGATCACCGCCCAAACCCAGGCGATGCTCCGGCAGGACGCCGCACCGCTGAATCTGGCCGGCAAGCCCAGCGTGATCCTGGTCGTCGGCGTCAACGGCAGCGGCAAGACCACCTCGATCGGAAAACTTTCCCACTACCTGACCTCCCACGGCAAAAAAATCGTGCTCGGAGCCGGCGATACCTTCCGCGCCGCCGCCGTCGAGCAGCTGACGATCTGGTCCCAGCGGATCGGCTGCGACATCGTCACGGGCAAACAAGGCGCCGACCCGGCCAGCGTGGCCTTTCAAACCGTCGACAAGGCGATCGAAACCGGCGCCGATGTCGCCATCATCGATACCGCCGGTCGGTTGCAAACGCAGTCCAACTTGATGCAGGAACTGGATAAGATCCGCCGCGTCGTCGGCAAGAAAGTCGAGGACGCGCCGCACGAAGTCCTGTTGGTCCTGGACGCGACGGCCGGACAGAACGCGATCAGCCAGGCCAAGGGGTTCAGCGATGCGGCCGGATGCACCGGCATCATCCTGGCCAAACTCGACGGCTCGGCCCGTGGCGGAGTGATCTTGCCGATCCGTCGCCAATTCGAACTCCCCGTCAAATTCGTCGGACTGGGCGAAAGCATCGAAGACATCGCCGAGTTCGACGCCGACAGCTTCGCCACCGCCCTTTTTGCCGATTGACCTGTTTGCCGACTGACATGCTGCACCTCCAAAGCGAATCCACCCAACGATGGCTCCAGCAGGTCGACGAGAACCTGCCGGAGATCCTGATCGATCACGCCCACTGCGAACGCAAGGCGGCATCGACGGCGATGAATTTGATGAACTCCTACACCGAAAATCGACCGCTGTGTGTGGAGATGACGCGGATCATTCAGGAGGAACTCGAACACTACCACATGGTGATGGACGTGCTCGATCGCCGCGGCATCACCTTCAAACGACTCGCCAGCGGACACTACGGCCGCCAGCTGAACGCGCTGACCCGCGAACGTGAACCCCAGCGCGGGGTGGATCGATTGCTGATCGCGTCGCTGATCGAAGCACGCAGCTGTGAACGCTTCCGTCTGCTCGCCGATCATGTTCGCCCACGCGACGCCGAGCTGGCCGATTTCTATGCCGGGTTGTTCGAATCCGAAGCCCGTCACCACACGACGTACGTCAAACTGGCCGAGCTATTCGCACCGCGCGCCGAAGTCCACCAGCGGCTCGACCAACTGTCCCTGCAGGAAACGGCAATCATCGCCAAGGGCAGCCCGCTGCCGCGGATGCACAGCTGAGCGGATTGTTTCACGGCCAGACGCTGTGATGGCCGACGATTGAGTCGATGTTTCACGACCGCTGTGATCGGGTGCTGCGTTTGATCCACGCTCCGATTGCACCAGTTGCGGAAGCGTTGCCGGTGGTTGCCCGGGTGATATTGTTGATTGCGACGGGATATCGAAACACAATCCGAATCGGTGGGACCGATTCGTCAAGACAACGGAATGATTCCGATGACGCAACAGACGATCACCGGAGATTTCTCAAATGGATGCTTTCTTCAAACGATGCGTTGTCACCGCAGCCTTGCTGATCACGACGCACACTCTGGGCAGTGTGGATGCCCCGGCGGACGCCCCCAAAATCCAATTCGACATGCCCGCCGTTGTCGTGGCCCAGGACACTTCGTTGCCGGGGCAGGCCACCGGATTGCCGAGACAGGGGCGCGAGGTTTCGGTCCAGCTGGTGCTTTCATCACTGATCGCCGGCCGAGTCGGCGTGGCGTCGCAAGACGCACCGCCGATCGACCATCTGTTGGTCCGTTGCCGAATGCGCGACCGATTGCCGGTGATCGATTTCGCGCCGAAAACGGAACTGCAATCCGATTTCGCCGGTCCGATTTCGGTGACCAACAAAGACGAACAATCCGATTCGATCGGGCTGAACCTTGACGGCGTGGTGCCCCACGTGGGCGCCGCCCATTTCGGTGCCGACGAATCACGCAAGCGATCCGATTCGACAGAGTTCCAGCGTCAGGCGCCGGTGCAAGCGGTGATCGCCTCGGGCACGATCGATCGCGGACGCGGCGTGTACTTCAAATTCCGCTGGACCACCCAGCAAGTACTCGAGGGTGAAAAGCTGTTTCGTGTCTCGTTTGCCGTGCCCGA containing:
- the ftsY gene encoding signal recognition particle-docking protein FtsY, translated to MVFWRSKKKSDDSPAAESAAADSPSAQPSGPTPQDSAAPRDPQPVASSEATSPTESSAGLFGRLRSGLEKTRRALNTDIRDLFKDEGRLVDDEFLGELFAKLIRTDMGAGPAEELRDDVAKRFRGRKVGLDEVLESITAQTQAMLRQDAAPLNLAGKPSVILVVGVNGSGKTTSIGKLSHYLTSHGKKIVLGAGDTFRAAAVEQLTIWSQRIGCDIVTGKQGADPASVAFQTVDKAIETGADVAIIDTAGRLQTQSNLMQELDKIRRVVGKKVEDAPHEVLLVLDATAGQNAISQAKGFSDAAGCTGIILAKLDGSARGGVILPIRRQFELPVKFVGLGESIEDIAEFDADSFATALFAD
- the miaE gene encoding tRNA-(ms[2]io[6]A)-hydroxylase → MLHLQSESTQRWLQQVDENLPEILIDHAHCERKAASTAMNLMNSYTENRPLCVEMTRIIQEELEHYHMVMDVLDRRGITFKRLASGHYGRQLNALTREREPQRGVDRLLIASLIEARSCERFRLLADHVRPRDAELADFYAGLFESEARHHTTYVKLAELFAPRAEVHQRLDQLSLQETAIIAKGSPLPRMHS